From the genome of Pseudomonas yamanorum, one region includes:
- a CDS encoding PAS domain-containing protein: MINAKLMQLVINASNDGIVVAEREGKDKPLIYVNPAFERITGYTLDEILYQDCRFLQSGDRDQPGLMAIREALESGGSCREILRNYRKDGTHFWNELSLSTVYNAADKQTYFVGVQKDVTVQVKAQQRVAQLEAQLADLKAELAALQSTSGSNKN, from the coding sequence ATGATTAACGCCAAGCTGATGCAACTGGTGATCAACGCTTCCAACGACGGCATCGTGGTCGCCGAGCGTGAAGGCAAGGACAAGCCGCTGATTTACGTAAACCCGGCGTTCGAGCGCATAACCGGCTACACCCTCGACGAAATCCTCTATCAGGATTGCCGCTTCCTGCAATCGGGTGACCGCGACCAGCCAGGCCTGATGGCGATTCGCGAAGCGTTGGAGAGTGGCGGCTCCTGTCGGGAAATCCTGCGCAATTACCGCAAGGACGGCACGCATTTCTGGAATGAGCTGTCGTTATCGACGGTTTACAACGCGGCCGACAAGCAGACCTACTTTGTCGGTGTGCAGAAGGATGTGACCGTTCAGGTCAAGGCCCAGCAGCGTGTCGCGCAACTTGAAGCCCAATTGGCGGACCTCAAGGCGGAGCTTGCGGCACTCCAGTCGACGAGCGGATCTAACAAAAACTAG
- a CDS encoding flavodoxin: MKVAILSGSVYGTAEEVARHAASILNAAGFDAWHNPRATLADVQGFAPEAFLAVTSTTGMGELPDNLQPLYSTIRDQLPAAWRGLPGAVIGLGDASYGDTFCGGGEQMRELFAELGVHEVLPMLRLDASESVTPEADAEPWLAELVTALRG; encoded by the coding sequence ATGAAAGTCGCCATCCTTTCCGGCTCGGTGTACGGCACGGCTGAAGAAGTCGCCCGTCACGCTGCAAGCATCCTCAACGCTGCGGGTTTTGACGCCTGGCACAACCCGCGCGCCACCCTGGCCGATGTGCAGGGTTTTGCCCCCGAGGCCTTTTTAGCCGTGACCTCCACCACCGGCATGGGCGAACTGCCCGATAACCTGCAACCGCTGTATTCGACCATTCGCGACCAACTGCCGGCCGCCTGGCGCGGTCTGCCGGGCGCAGTGATCGGCCTGGGCGACGCCAGCTATGGCGACACCTTCTGTGGCGGCGGCGAGCAAATGCGCGAGCTGTTTGCCGAGTTGGGCGTGCACGAAGTGCTGCCGATGCTGCGCCTGGACGCCAGCGAAAGCGTGACCCCGGAAGCTGACGCCGAGCCATGGCTGGCCGAGTTGGTTACTGCACTGCGCGGTTGA